The nucleotide window ATGCAGCGTTTTTAAAATATAGTTGAGAAACCCTAAATTTGGTTCCATAATCCATAGCCAGATAAGGGAAACGGATACAATCGAAATGATGTGCGGGGTAAAAATACCAGCTTGTACGATTGCATTAATGCGTGTCCTCTTGCTAAGCCAGATGGCAATGAGTAAAGATAATGCCATCGTTAAGATTACGACACCACCCGTGTAAATCACTGTATTGGATAGTGATTTATAGAAATCGCCCCTGCTGAAAATTTGCACGTAATTATCAAGCCCAATGAATTTACTCATCGATTTATTAAGCAAGTTGTACTTATAGAAACTTAAATAAATTAAATAGATAAGTGGGTATATAACAAAAAGACCAATACCAATCATGGCGGGACCAATCATTACATACGGCCGGATCGCTTCCCATACTCTCCTTTTATTCATCCTACAAACCCCTTAGCGCCTTAATATAATCAGAATACTTCTCATGATGCTTTTGAATTCGGTCCCCGTTCTCCCCAAAGAAGTACATTTTCTCTACAGGAACACCAATATATACTGTTTGATTCACAGCGAACCGGTCTTCTAGACTCTTAATCATAAATGAAGCATCCTTGCATTTGATCTTATATAGAGTCTCTGAACCTAGCATTTCTCTTGTTACTACCTCTCCTTGGATGGAAAATGGCGCTTCTACTCTCTCAAGTGATCCTACAGCACTCTCTGGACGAAAACCAAACTTCACTCCATCTACTCCTAAATCACCAATGTTCATCGGTGGGACACCAATAAACTGTGCGACAAACAAATTAGCAGGCTCATGATAAATGGTTTCTGGCGGCGCCTCTTGTTGTATAAGACCCTGATTCATGAGAACGATGGTATCAGCCATCGACATTGCCTCTACTTGATCGTGGGTTACATAAACAAAAGTCGTTCCTAATTTTTTATGTAATTCAATCAAATCAATTCGCATTTGCGCTCTAAGTTTTGCATCAAGGTTTGAAAGCGGCTCATCCATTAAAAATACGGATGGGTTTTTTACCATCGCACGAGCCAGCGCAATACGCTGGCGCTGACCGCCGGATAAAGTAGACGGCTTACGATCCAGATACTCTGATAGGCCAACCGAAGCACTGATGCTTTCTACTAATTGAGTTCTTTCCGCTTTTTTAACCTTATTATTTTTTAAGCCAAATTCAATATTTTCTCGCACGGACATGGTCGGGTAAATGGCATAGTTTTGAAAAACCATTGCTACTCCCCTTTTCCCGGGGGCAATATCCGTAATGTCCTTCCCGTCAATGAGAACAGAACCAGACGTCTGTGGGCCAATCCCTGCAATCATTCGTAAAAGAGTGGTTTTCCCACACCCAGATGGACCTACTAAAACGGTGAATTTACCATCTTCTATTGTTAAATTCAAGTTATTAATAATGGCCTTTTTATCAAATTCTTTTGTTACATTTACAAACTCGATGGATGCCAAGAACAATTCCCCCTTATCTTATGTTGATTCTATTATAGTTACCATATATCCAATATATCTATAGGAATAACTGTAAGCCCTTCCAAATAAAGAATCACGAAAGCGAATCTGTGATCAATCTAGAAATCTAGTATAAACTTTAACTAAATTTGCCTTATTGATAGTTATATTGCACCTTATGCGCCCTTTCACTCATAAATGTTTATTTTGTGAAAAATAATGTTCATTAGTATTTAAAATTTGTTTAAATAAAAAATATCCTAAATTCGATTAGTTGTCAATGTTTTTTCTGCATTTTTCTGAATTTTTAAATGAAAAGACCAAAACAAACAACTATTATGCTCATTAATGTTTATTTCTACTCACAAAATTTGTAAATTCCGCGACGTATTGAACTGCTATTTTAAAAATAAAAACACCTCGTTCTTTGGTTAGTTAACCGATCAAGAAGATCACTAACAAATAGAAGAGATGTTCTCTATAGACTCTTTAAGCAGTTAAAACACTTACCCCCGCCTCTTTAAAAAGTTGGATTTGTAGCTCTGAGACTTCGATTCCCGTTACTAACTTGTGAATTTTCTCCACGGATGCTACCTTATGGAGAGAAATCCCACCTATTTTTGTGTGGTCTGTTACGACAATCACTTCGTCAGCTACTTCAATCATCCCAATCTTGGCAGGAACAAGCTGTTCCTCAAAATGAGTAAGTCCAACTTTGGGGTGAATAGCCGGAGTGCCAACAAACGCTTTATGGACATGAATCGTTTTTAAGACATCATTGGTAACCATTCCATTTAACATAAAACTTTCAGGGTAAAGAATCCCGCCCGTTACGATTACTTTTATCCCTTTAGAATCCTTTAGTTCTGCAGCAATATTTATATCATTTGTAACAACTGTTATATTCGTTTTGTTTACTAAATTCTTTGCAATTTGCAGTGTGGTCGTTCCAGAGTCCAGAATGATATACTCACCTTCATTAATCAGCTCCGCTGCCTTTTGACCAATCCGTTCTTTCTCTTCAACCCTTTCAGTAGCACGGACGGTAAATGACGGTTCTGAACTGATTCCATCAGCTAGCACGACGCCGCCATGGGTTCTTCTTAAACGACCTTCCCTTTCTATTTCTGACAGATCCCGTCGTATAGTTGCTTCATGCACATTGAATTCTTCTGACAATTGAGATACCGATGCAACATTATTCTTCTTAACATATTCAATGATTTTCAGTTTTCTCTCGGCAGCTAGCAATATTATCACTCCCATATAAAAATATTTTTAATTTTGTTTATCTCTGTTAAGGATATATTAAGATTATGTTTATTAAGCTCTAATTGTCAACAGTTTGAATACACTATTAAAGAATAATTCATAATTAAACCTTCATTTTTCCTGCAAATAATCCCATAAAAAAATAGTCTATCTTCCAGAATATCCGGTTCGATAGACTATCCATTCATGATAACGATTATTGTGCCCAATTAAACTCTAAAATTACCTTCTTCCATCCCCTATGCTGTCCCGCAGAATCCATCGCTTCTTTAAAGTCATTCGCCGTTCGAATAGGTGTAAATTCTGTCGGAAGAATAGCGCGTAGTAATTCTTGGTACTCCCTATCCTGCATGGCGGAAACCACTGCCTGAAAGTCCGGAATCGAACTTCTGCTGCTCCCATACAATGACAATCCCTTTTCCAAAACATCCCGGGTATTAATCGGAACCCTATCCTCGGTTACACCCATAAGAATTAACGAACCGCCGCGTTTGAGGAGATCAATTCCTTGATTTACTGCACTTTCACTAAATTTCCCGCCTGTACATTCAACCACTATATCTACTTTCTCTGCTAAACGAAAGTCAAAATCCTGCACCATGGAACAATCGGCAAAGTGAAAATGGGCAAGCTTATCCGGGATGGCTCCAAACACTTTTAATCTAGTAGAATCAAGTCCGTAAATTCGGTTGATTAGAGCTGCCGTCAAATACCCAACAGGCCCATCACCAAATACAGCCACTTTCGTGTTTGATGCCATAAGCTGCTCTTTTACCCGGCTAATCGCACGGTAAGATACTGTACACAGTTCACAAAGAACCGCAATTTCATCTGGAATAGAATCAGGGATAGGGATGGCACATTGAGCAGGTAAGACTAAGCAATTTTGTGCGATCCCATCGTAACCGCTTCCCAGAAATTCATTCTTTTCACTGTAGTTTTCTCTAAAATCATTCCCACGGATAAAACTACAATCCTCTGACACACCTTTTTCAATTAAGCTGCCCGGAATATTAGGAACAATCACCACTCGCTGGCCTACCTTCAAATCGTTTGCTTTGCTAACGATAACTTTGCCGATTCCCTCATGAAGAAGTGCCATAGGCAGTTTTTTCTCTAAGGCTTCAGCCCTTCTTTGCCCCAAGTAATAACGTAAATCTGCGTGGCATATACTGGCGATTGACGGTTCAATGACTACTTCACCATCCCGAATCGTTCGCTCAATTGCCATTTCTTCTACTTCCCCAGGTTTAACAAGTCTAAAAGTTCGCGACATAACGGTTGTTGCTGCCTTTTGCTGCATATTTCTCCTCCTCCATTTTATACAATGCCATAAAAAAACAATTAAAATGTTCATTTATGTTTATATACATAAAATTTTTATTCATTTCCACTTGTAAATAAATAATATATGCTTAAAAATTGAATTGTCAAGTAAAATAGAGCAAAAATGGAAAATTTTCTAAAAATATATTGCTCATTATTGCTCACTCTTGTTAAACTAGAAAAAAAGAACATTGAAAATGCCTTTACTTAAGGAGGTGCATTTGTAAGTGGGAGATTCACACTATTCAATCGGTATTGATTACGGCACGGAATCAGGAAGAGTTGTTATCGTAGATGTTAATACAGGAGAAATAAAGGCAACACAGATTGTTCCCTATCGTCATAATGTTATAACCGAAACCTTACCCTTTTATTCAAATCAGATTCCAAAAGGAAGTGCACTTCAGCACCCACAAGACTATCTTGATGTGTTAGAAGAAGGAGTTCCTTCCGCTATTACAAAAGCTCAAATCAATCCAAAGCAAATCATCGGTCTAGGTGTTGATTTTACTTCATCTACACTTGTACCTGTAGATTATGAATTAACACCGTTATGCTTTGATCCAGCGTTTCTGCATTCCCATCATGCCTGGGTAAAACTTTGGAAACATCATCACACGAAGCCTCAAACAGAGAAAATCGTCCACCTGGCAACACAACGAAAAGAGAAATGGTTAAGGAGATTAGGATATAACGTTTCCGAAGAATGGGCCATCCCGAAAATTTTAGAGGTTTTCGAAAATGCCCCTGACGTATTTACCAATACCGCATACTTTATGGAAGCATCGGATTGGATTGTCTCCATCCTTACTTCAACCATCACTAGAAATAATTGTTCCTTAGGTTTCAAAGCATTTTGGAATGAATTAGAGGGATTTCCTGAAGAGTTTTTTCACCAACTTGATAGCAAATTCGGTTCAACACTCCTTGAAAAATTACAGGGGCAGGTTAAAAATATCGGAACATGTGCCGGCTCCCTGACAAAGCCTTGGGCCGATAAGCTATCACTTCCCATCGGATTGCCAATTGCAACTGGTATTATTGATGCCCATTCGGCCCTTTTGGGAACCGGAGTATCTCAACCAAATACCATGCTAATGGTTATGGGAACTTCTACTTGCCACCTTATGCTTCATCCAGAACTCAAAGAAATACCCGGAATTTCTGGTGTCGTCAAAGATGCCATTATCCCCGGATTGTATGCATATGAAGCTGGGCAATCTGCTGTCGGTGATTTATTCGGTTCATATGTCAACGGGCACATTCCCCAAATCTATAATCTTGAGGCAGAAAGGTTAGGTATCTCTGTATTTGATCTATTAGAGGAAAAGGCAAGCGCCCTATCACCTGGAGAGAATGGGATGCTTGCACTTGATTGGCATAACGGTAATCGCTCCATATTATCTGATTCTAATTTATCAGGTGTTTTGATTGGATTAACCATTCATTCAAAGCCCGAAGAGATCTATCGTGCCTATCTAGAAAGTACAGCATTTGGTGCGAAAATCATTATGAACACCTATCAAAAATGGGGTATGGAGATTAATGAAGTCGTAGCCTCCGGGGGATTACCTAATCGGAATGCTCTATTAATGCAGATTTATGCGGACATTCTAAATAAACCGATTAAGGTTTCCCAATCAGATCATGCCCCGGCTATTGGTGCCGCAATTTTAGGAGCTGTTGCAGCAGGCACTGAAAATGGTGGCTATAACAACATACAACACGCAATCCAATATATGGCTCAGCCAATCGAAAAGACATATTATCCAACTAAGGAAGGCGCTTCACTTTATCAAACTATCTTTACCTACTATGAAAAAATGCACAATTATTTCGGAATACAGCATCTCCAATTGATGAAAACACTTGGAAAGCACAGAAGCAGTTCTCCTGCTGCATTTCAGGATTCGTCTCATTAAAAGCCTATAAAAGAGTTGAAACCTGCCTCATATTCCCTACTTTATATTGGCAGAACAGGTCACAGGATCGCAGATTATCCTAATGAACGATTCCAGTCCCACTGACTATGCAGCGGGACTGGGCCCTTACCACAACGATTCCAAAACTGAAGACTGGATAAGGTTGGTGTCAATATTACACGTTTTCCCATCAATTCCATATTGCCAGATGGAAATATTCACATTTTCAGGTGCGCCTGGCGCGTAAGCTGGTGCCTGATCCTTTGGTGTGACACCAGGGTCTGGATTACTGCTCCAAAGAATGGTTTGATCTTGAACCTGTTTATTTTTTGAAACTGCCGATTGATAGGCAGCGGACAACTTACTTTCAGGTGTGAGAACCCCATAAATACCCGGCTTATAAGGCGATTCCATTAGAGCTTCCACCCATCCGCGAATAAAGGCCTCATCGACCGGATATTTTGGTTCGATATCTGCAAAGAGTGCAACTCCTTCAGGAATTCCTATTTTTTGAGCATAGGAAACGGCTTCCTTGGCCTCCGCAGCCCCATTTTCATAACCGGTTGCGTCTGTGAAATGGTTGAAAATCGGTAAGATCTGGGCCCCTTGCTCATGAAGTAAAGTGGCTTCCTCTTTAGTTAAACCCATTGATATGCCTTCTTTGGTTTCCAAATACCTCCCGATCACAGCTGGTTCTCCATAATTATCCTTTACACACTGTAAAAAGGCTTGGTCTATTTTCGAAGCAGTGTCTATCCCCCAAACAATAGTTGGCTTTTCTTCGGGAGCTGGTTTTTCTTGAGGCTGCTCTCCTTGATCCCCCGAGTCTGTTTGTGGCGGCTCCTCTTGTGTACTTGTATCAGCTGCGTTAGCTGAGGTTTCTTGGCTCTGTTCCCCATGAGTGGTTGAATTTTCTTGTGTTGATTGCGGTGGATGAGCAGTATTCCGGGGTGTCTGATGGTTGAAGAAAACAAGAAGCAATGGGAGAACCAAAATGATGGTACCTAAAACAACATTCCAAAACCATTTGCGTTTTTTCATATCATCTATTCCCTCCATATGACAATCTTTTTAACAAGGTATTCTACTTGTCATATGGGCGTGTGGGCAGGCAGCGGCGGACTGTTTATTCATTGTTGATTTTCGTGCGGGTACGAGTATCCATAGGCGAAGAATTTCCGGCTAATGTGTGTAGAGGCAGCTTAGGAGGCAGATATAAGCGGAGAGATTCCGATTAACTGCTCTAGATAAGACAAAATCCAACGATTTGAACAATATAACCGGAAAATCCTCCTTTATTTTTAAGGAAATAGGGGTATTTTTCAATTTAAACGGAATTCTTCCGTCTATTTTTCAAACACAGTGAAATCAACATAGCCAAAAACAAAAGGTACGAATCCCAGAGGACTCGCACCTAGTAAAACGATATTCTACATAAAAAATCCAATCCCTATTAAAATAGCTTCAATCACAACAACCGACAGAAGAACATTCATTTTAAGGGCATTTCTTTTTTCACTACTAGCTACGTCTTCCCTGCTAGCCATCTTATTCGAGATAGCTTCCAGCATTTCAACGCTTTGTTTGCTTTGTGCCTTAATCAAAGCATCCACTTGTCTTTGCAGATCCTCCCCCTGCTCCATTTGTTTGGCAGACCACTCTTCAAACTGCCGCTCGACTTTTTCGATAAACGCTTCTTCCCGTACCACCATAATACTTTTGATAGACTCGGAATGTTTTTGAAACATGCCTTCATACGAGGTTCTCAGCTGCTCCAAGTGGCGTTCCGTTTGTTGAAAGGCCACCATATGGGCAGCTAATTTTTCCTCGGTTTGTGCAATCTGTCCTCTTGCAAGGGTAACAAAGGCTTCGTTTTGCTCTAAAAATTGTCTATTTCTTTCATCTGAATCCGATATCTTCTGAGTAAATTCTGTTACATGCGTAGAAACAGATTCAATGGAGGCAACAGCATGATCCAATAATTCCTTGTTACTGCTCTCAACCGCTTCCATTAGCTCGCGAATTTCTTGTTTTTGCGTTTCCATTTGCCGGACCAAGATATTAGCCTGTTCAACGACAGATTCTGCTTCCTTTTTAAAATCAGAGGTACTATTCATGGTTAGCTGTAGGAGATGATCCTCTAACAGTTTGATTTTCTCCTTAAAGTCATCGTAAAAAAGATCATCGTTTAACTTCTTTAATTCATCCATTGCTTTATCGTATTCCGTTTTTGTTGGTGATTGTGTGGTACCCATCTTTTGCCGCCCTCCTCATTCATGTAACGATTTGATAAGTTTCTCACCGTCTTGCCTTAGTAGCTGCAAGTATTTTGCCGCAAGCCATCGTTCTTCAGCATTCCCATAGTGGAAGTGACGCTGTAACTCTTCCTTATACGTCAGCCAATACTTGATTAAACAGCCTTGCAGCTGTAATGCATGCTCACGGTCCTGATTCCATAATTGATGAACATTCTGATAGCGGGCATCAAGCTCGGCTTTTTCCTTTTGGTAGTTTGCTATATCTCTTTCCAGTCGTCTTATCTTTTCGGTAGTAACAAGCTTCAATGCCTCCGCCTCTTGGAAAAAATGGTCCTTTTGCTCAAAGGCTGCCTTAAAAATAGGGGTAAGTAGAAGATTATAGTTATGATACATTTCCGTCACCCATTCATAGGCAATAGCGCGTATCTCCAATATTGTTTTTTCATAGGTGCTTTTTAGCCAAAAGGCGTCAATTTTCTGCTCCACCCTTGGAATCGGAGGTAAATAGGGAATTTCTAATAGATTACTGATCCCAATTTTTAAAGTACCCGCTTCCTGCTTGATTCTTCTAAACTTATTCTCCAGCTCACTTGCCACCATTTCCTGCAATCGTAACACATCATCATTTATGACACTCGCTTTTCTATGATGGGGTGTATATTCGATGATGTCATTGACCAAATCACTGATATAGTCATGGTCCATATTTTTTAATTCGACCTTTTTCAAAAAAGCCTCATAGACCTCGATATTCTTGCTAATCTGGTTGTAATGCGCTTCAGCCTCTTCCACTTCACGATCTAGTAAAAGCTGTTGATTTGTGATTAATTCATCCTGCTGTTTCATTCTTTCTTTATACTGCTCAAGCTCTAGTTTCCTTGCCTCGTCTGCCTCTTTATACACTATCGTTAGACGATTGACAGACAACTCATTCACTTCGGGACTTTCCAGCTCTGTTTGCAAAATTTCCTTTATTATGGTGGAGGACTCTGCTTTACCTGCAAAGCGCTGAATAAACTCCGTCTTCGCTTGAAAAACCCATTCAAATCGACGGTTATGAAAATTAGTAAGGGATAGATTCATATCTAAAGGCCAACTCCTGCATTTCTCCGCACAAAATCTGCAGACGATTCATTTGTAATGAGTCTATTCGACATATAGCGTTACCTTCTTTTGGCAGAATTCGATAATATATACCAAATATTTTAACACTTTTATGGGCTTACGATAAGAGTTCTTTTGCCAAATATGTTAAATGCACTATTTCAAGCAGCATTCCTACGAATCTATTTATATTATTTTTCTCCACCCCGTCCTTTCTGCCGACTTCTATCTATATAAAAGGTGAAAGGTGGTGAGAGACAATGGCACAAGCATTATTAGAAGGCACGAAGCTTCGCTTGGTGTTTGAGGCCGGCATCGATGACGAAGGTAAGCCGATCCTCAAAGCAAAGACGTTTAGCAACGTCACAAAAGCAGCAACCGCAGATCAACTATCGCAGGCAGCACAAGCAATCGCAGGACTATGCAACGACCAGCTAAACAAAATCGAACGCAACGACAGCTCCGAGATCATTGGCTAGTGGTGCCTGACACCTATTCTACTAGTGACGTAGTGGAAATGGTGCCTGTCACCATTGCTACTAGTACAGTAGTGGAAACATAACCGAGAGGAGGTGAATGAAATGGCAAAGACGTTGGAGTTGGAATTTAGTACGGAGT belongs to Neobacillus sp. OS1-2 and includes:
- a CDS encoding ABC transporter ATP-binding protein, yielding MASIEFVNVTKEFDKKAIINNLNLTIEDGKFTVLVGPSGCGKTTLLRMIAGIGPQTSGSVLIDGKDITDIAPGKRGVAMVFQNYAIYPTMSVRENIEFGLKNNKVKKAERTQLVESISASVGLSEYLDRKPSTLSGGQRQRIALARAMVKNPSVFLMDEPLSNLDAKLRAQMRIDLIELHKKLGTTFVYVTHDQVEAMSMADTIVLMNQGLIQQEAPPETIYHEPANLFVAQFIGVPPMNIGDLGVDGVKFGFRPESAVGSLERVEAPFSIQGEVVTREMLGSETLYKIKCKDASFMIKSLEDRFAVNQTVYIGVPVEKMYFFGENGDRIQKHHEKYSDYIKALRGL
- a CDS encoding DeoR/GlpR family DNA-binding transcription regulator codes for the protein MLAAERKLKIIEYVKKNNVASVSQLSEEFNVHEATIRRDLSEIEREGRLRRTHGGVVLADGISSEPSFTVRATERVEEKERIGQKAAELINEGEYIILDSGTTTLQIAKNLVNKTNITVVTNDINIAAELKDSKGIKVIVTGGILYPESFMLNGMVTNDVLKTIHVHKAFVGTPAIHPKVGLTHFEEQLVPAKIGMIEVADEVIVVTDHTKIGGISLHKVASVEKIHKLVTGIEVSELQIQLFKEAGVSVLTA
- a CDS encoding alcohol dehydrogenase catalytic domain-containing protein encodes the protein MQQKAATTVMSRTFRLVKPGEVEEMAIERTIRDGEVVIEPSIASICHADLRYYLGQRRAEALEKKLPMALLHEGIGKVIVSKANDLKVGQRVVIVPNIPGSLIEKGVSEDCSFIRGNDFRENYSEKNEFLGSGYDGIAQNCLVLPAQCAIPIPDSIPDEIAVLCELCTVSYRAISRVKEQLMASNTKVAVFGDGPVGYLTAALINRIYGLDSTRLKVFGAIPDKLAHFHFADCSMVQDFDFRLAEKVDIVVECTGGKFSESAVNQGIDLLKRGGSLILMGVTEDRVPINTRDVLEKGLSLYGSSRSSIPDFQAVVSAMQDREYQELLRAILPTEFTPIRTANDFKEAMDSAGQHRGWKKVILEFNWAQ
- a CDS encoding ribulokinase; translated protein: MGDSHYSIGIDYGTESGRVVIVDVNTGEIKATQIVPYRHNVITETLPFYSNQIPKGSALQHPQDYLDVLEEGVPSAITKAQINPKQIIGLGVDFTSSTLVPVDYELTPLCFDPAFLHSHHAWVKLWKHHHTKPQTEKIVHLATQRKEKWLRRLGYNVSEEWAIPKILEVFENAPDVFTNTAYFMEASDWIVSILTSTITRNNCSLGFKAFWNELEGFPEEFFHQLDSKFGSTLLEKLQGQVKNIGTCAGSLTKPWADKLSLPIGLPIATGIIDAHSALLGTGVSQPNTMLMVMGTSTCHLMLHPELKEIPGISGVVKDAIIPGLYAYEAGQSAVGDLFGSYVNGHIPQIYNLEAERLGISVFDLLEEKASALSPGENGMLALDWHNGNRSILSDSNLSGVLIGLTIHSKPEEIYRAYLESTAFGAKIIMNTYQKWGMEINEVVASGGLPNRNALLMQIYADILNKPIKVSQSDHAPAIGAAILGAVAAGTENGGYNNIQHAIQYMAQPIEKTYYPTKEGASLYQTIFTYYEKMHNYFGIQHLQLMKTLGKHRSSSPAAFQDSSH
- a CDS encoding glycoside hydrolase domain-containing protein, with the translated sequence MKKRKWFWNVVLGTIILVLPLLLVFFNHQTPRNTAHPPQSTQENSTTHGEQSQETSANAADTSTQEEPPQTDSGDQGEQPQEKPAPEEKPTIVWGIDTASKIDQAFLQCVKDNYGEPAVIGRYLETKEGISMGLTKEEATLLHEQGAQILPIFNHFTDATGYENGAAEAKEAVSYAQKIGIPEGVALFADIEPKYPVDEAFIRGWVEALMESPYKPGIYGVLTPESKLSAAYQSAVSKNKQVQDQTILWSSNPDPGVTPKDQAPAYAPGAPENVNISIWQYGIDGKTCNIDTNLIQSSVLESLW
- a CDS encoding DUF1659 domain-containing protein, encoding MAQALLEGTKLRLVFEAGIDDEGKPILKAKTFSNVTKAATADQLSQAAQAIAGLCNDQLNKIERNDSSEIIG